The DNA sequence TTATGTCAACCTAGTGATCTAGCTGTCGGAAGTGTGCTTATTTTTCTGTGCGTAAAACTGTATCATATGACCGCAACCTTTAATTTGGGTCAGTGTATCAACTTTAGTGCTATGATCTATGCTTGTTGTATTGATTCATAATGAgattaatatgttttctttactttttcgACTTGAGGTTGAATAGTTTCCATGAGGATATGTTCCTTGAAAGATTGCTTTGGTTTTTGGCCTTATTAGTTCTGCTTTAATTTGCTTAATCCTATAGTCACTAAGATTTGCATGTAACTATGTGCAGTCACTTAGTTACTCCGAGAATACGATCGCCTCCCTTGGTCTCTTATGAGGATTTGCATCCTTCTGTTGGAGTTGAAGAGTAAGTTCTGAGTTCAACTTTTTGTGCGTGCGTGTTTGAGTGTGAAGTGATTCGGTGACATTTAAACTGTTAACCTTTTGTTTGAGGTTGAAAAGTTTCCATGAGGATACGCTTCTTGAAAGACTGCTTTGATTTTTGGCCTTATTAGTTGTGGTTAATTTACTTAATCCTATGGCCACTTAGATTTGCTTGTAAATATATGCAGTCGCTTAGTTTCTCCAAGAATACGATCGCCTCCCTTGGTCTCTTATGAGGATTTGCATCCTGCTGTTGGAATTGAAGAGTAAGTTCTAACTTCAACTCTTTGTGTGTGCTTGTTTGAGTGTGAGATGATTCGGTGACAATTAAACTGTTAACGTTCTGATGAAAACCATCTTTTGTACGCTATCATAACACTGTCATGTACAGTACTTGGGAAACTATGTTTTGGGCTAGCACGTAATAGTTCAGCTACATTATCTCCAAAAATACTGGTCCCTTTATGTTTGCTTGTCTGCTCATTGCTATGGGATCAACATAGAAAATTAAAGTATTTTCCCCGTGaacatatttattttcttatatagGTACATgcttcattttttattaaagatgaTATGCATGGTTTCCTTTTGTGTGTTGCTTTTACACATGGCTTTAATCTGTAAGATAACTTATTCTATCCCACAGTTTTTTTTCTCGTAGTGATCTCTCTTTGAACAGGCTGTTGTTTTGTATATAGGCATGCACTTCCCTCTTCTGAAGTGGATAGTCGTCGGGAGTTACTTGATCATACTGAATTGCGGGCTCCTCAAGAACCTTCTCTAGTATCACCTTTTGATGGGTCTTATGGTACTGGTAGAAATTTTCCTCTGAAACATGACAATGGTCAAGTCCCGAAAAGAACAAGGTTCCCACTTTTACTATGTATGACTAATGAAGTTGTCCAATAAAATTCACATTTTCCTCGAGATTAAATTAACATATATTAGTAGACAATTAAAATTTTTGAGATTTGTGAAGACAATTGGGATTTACTATCTGTAGTCTGGGCATACAAAAATGATTAAGATTCATGTGCAATGCATAAGGAgagaaatagaggagttcttattttcttcttctatatAAATGGGACAGTTTCATTGTAAAGTTTATCCAAGTGGCTGTTTACTGTAAAGTGAAAGTGGATCTTTAcgtttggaaaaagaaaagttcaATGGAATTTGTCCACTTAAATCTGTTATTCTTAATGGCATTTTTATGGCATATGGCCGTTTGCATCCCCAGAAACAAGGTGGGAATATTCTGAGTGAATCTCATATGACCTTTTCTAGGCCTTCTGTATCTCCTGTTGGGTTCAATAGTAGATCAAATACCAGTTTTAGTACTCCTGATTCTCGGGTACACAAAAAGCCTTTGCAATCTGCAAGCAATACTATTTCTGAAGCTGCTGCAAGAAATTTGACCAGCGTCCCGGTGGCCAAAAGAACAAGGTCACCTCCTTTACTTCCCGAGGATCAAGTGTTTCACGGAAACTCTTATGCCACTCAAGATGGTACTGAACGGTAAAATTTTAGGTGTGTTGGTTTTTTTCTACATGCTTACTCAAGCTTGAGGTTTACTAAAGTATTTTTCCTGATGTCATTTGCAGAGAAATGCAAGCCAAAGCTAAGCGGTTAGCCCGGTTCAAGGTTGAATTAAGTAAAACTCCACAAAACAATCCTGATATTGTAGAGCCAGGGGTTTCTGCAAATCGACATGAGCAATCTAATGTTGAGAGGAACAAATTAGCTGCATATAAATCTACCGAACTGGCTACGGATGGTACTGATGGCAATGCTTTACCTGAAATTGAAGGCGTGGAGTCGTCTGGTATCATTATTGGGTTGTGCCCGGATATGTGTCCTGGTATGCCTCTCAACCATGATACACACTTATCTATGGCTCCTTATGCCTCAAGCATGACCACTTGATAAAATGTGGAGGAAAGTAGGACAGATGGCCGATAGTATTGACTGAAATATCGAGGGTCCGTAAATGAGGAAATATCAATGAAAGATTAATGCTCCACTTTTAGTAATTTATCTGTTGCTTTCTTTTGTGCTAGAAGAGTATGAGACATTCAGTCCTTTAATCTAACTAAGTTTTCCTTAATATTTCAGAGTCAGAAAGGGCAGAACGAGAAAGGAAAGGGGATCTTGATCAATATGAGCGCTTGGATGGGGATAGAAATCAAACCAGCATGTCCCTTGCTGTTAAAAAGGTATTCTGTGTGCTATCCCCTCACCCCCCACCCACACGTGCCCCTGCCCCCTCTTCAGGAAATTACTTCATTAATAAGATGAAGCATGATGGATGTTCAATGTCATTTGTATGCAGTATAACAGAACAGCTGAGCGAGATGCAAACCTGATACGACCAATGCCGATCCTGCAGAGGACAATTGATTATTTGCTCAATTTGCTTGATGAGCCATACAATGATAGGTTTCTTAGCACATACAACTTCCTATGGGATCGAATGCGAGCAATTCGAATGGACTTGAGAATGCAGCACATTTTTAACCAAGAGGCTATTACTATGCTGGAGCAAATGGTGAGTCATCTCCTCTATACTTTTCTTCCTGTTTGCTGATATGCTATTTGTTTAACATAACTCGTAATTATCAACTTTAACTGTGAAGAAAATGTGCGGACATGTTTTTATTATGAAAGGAGTGAGGATGATGGGATAGCAAAATTCTCTTATTCTTATGGGCTCTTCCTCATAGTTTTCTGAGGTCCTTTTCATCATCTAGTTTCAAGCTGTATAAAAAAGACTGGTTAAATTATTCTTATGTgctcatgtttttttttctctttgttttgaacTTATGATAAGTAACTCGGAAACTCCTCTTTACCTTTATATGTATTTCACATATACACTATCTcagcatttttttcttcttcaaggatatgcatctggttggtgataagtACAAAGCACTGATTGTTATGCATTGAGTTTCAGATAAGACTTCACATAATTGTCATGCATGAATTATGTGAATACTCAAGAGGAGAGGGCTTTTCTGAGGGATTTGATGCACACCTCAATATTGAACAGATGAATAAAACATCTGTTGAATTGTTCCAATTGTATGATGATCACAGAAAGAAAGGAATAAACATTCCTACGGAAAAAGAGTTTCGAGGTTACTATGCCCTTCTCAAGCTGGACAAGCATCCTGGGTACATGGTAAGGTCTCCTGCAGTAGTCACTCTGTTGTACTCGGTTCATTTTGTTGGTGTCTAAAGTGTCGGGATTCCTGCTAGGTTGAACCTGCAGAGCTCTCACTTGATCTTGCAAAGATGACTCCAGAAATAAGACAAACTTCAGAGGTGCTATTTGCGCGTGATGTAGCCAGGTAATCATTTCCTTCAAATggattttctgattttggtGTAAACtgaattttaatataaattgatttccTCTTGCAGAGCTTGCAGAACTGGTAATTTTATAGCTTTCTTTCGACTTGCGAGGAAAGCAAGTTACCTCCAAGCTTGCCTAATGCATGCACACTTCTCAAAGGTATGATTAAATTTCTTAGTTTGTGGTATTGCTTCAAAATGGGGATCTTTGACCCCACAAAGAATAAATAAGACTGCTCTATCTACCAGAGAAGCATTCAGTTGCTAAGGTTGCAAGTACTGTAAAATGCAGTATGTGCTGTGATTTTAGAAACTTGCTGAGCTAGATAGACGGAAACATTTTAAAGATTTTGTATTTTCCCTTCCAGCTGTATCAATCACATATTTATGTTCATCTGTGACATTCAGGGGAAATGTTGTGAGCATTAGTTTGAACAATGTGTCATCAAGAGTGTAGGcttaaaagaatttgaagtctccattATTCTTATGCTATTGTAGAGTTTTACTTTTCTGCTGCTAAATATagattatttttagaataaggTATACCTAGGGTTTTCTAAGTGGTTTCTTCGAGCTTAAGCGTTTAAGATTTTTGCTTGGTAGCTTTTCTTATGTAAAGAAGGGAAGAAGTTGCAAATCAATCTCATTGTACGCAGATGAAAATCTTTTGTGAATAGAAGACTTAGAAGTTTAGGTTGAACTTGATTAAAGCATGGTTACtgtgttttcttctctcttcctccttcACAGCACTGCTTTGCACTGTCTAGGGCCTAGGCTCTAATGATATTCATACGTAAGACCCAAGGCAGTAAGATTCGGCCATAGGGTCTCTTGTAACACCATAATAAACCGCTAATCTTCAGCTTGTGTATTTTACGTGTTGCTGCTGATGTTAGATTTGTACCTATAACTAACATTCTTTGCTGTTTTGACCAGTTACGAACGCAGGCACTTGCTTCTATACATGCAGGTCTCCAGAATAACCAAGGTCTCCCTATTGCAGATGCTGCCAAGTGGCTGGCAATGGAGGTATGTATTCTTTGGTTTGATGACAATTCCATTTTGGCACCCTGTGGGGAAGGGCGAAGTATTTTTACTTATCTTATGCTTCTTCTTTGATGGTTGAAATTAGGAAGATGAAATTGAAAGCCTTTCAGAGTATCACGGGTTTGCAATAAAGTCATTCCAAGAGCCATATATTGTGAAGGAAGGCCCATTTCTCAATGGTGATGAGGATTATCCTACCAAGTGTTCTAAACTGGTCGATATGAAAAAGTCAAGAAGGATAGTCGAGGATGTTTTGGGTTCTAGTCAAGTCATATCCTTGTCTTCTGAAGCAACAAAAGAAATTCTGATGACTAAGACAAAGAAGCCTGAACCAAAAAATATTTCATATGCTGAAAAGGAAAGTCCCGCTTGTCATGTCCCAGTCATTGAAGTAACAAAATCTGTTAGTGAAGTTGATGAAaaaaggcctaattttgaagtTGTTTCATCCCCAAGAGATATCAGACAAAAGAAGCAAATGATTCAAGCACCAATTTTTTCATCTCCAGAAGATGTCAGACAAAAGCAGCAAATGATTCAAATACCAATTTTTCATCAATACAGTGAAGGTCCCCGTAGGGCATCTGCTGTGTCTCCTTCCCTGCGGGCTTTCTCATCATTTACACCCCAGCCTGATAAagctgataccatgaagaagcCAAACTATGGTGCTCTTTTTAGTAACTCTCCAGAGGGACTCATGCATTCTGGAATGGAACAAATGCCATTGCAAATTGAGTCAAAAAAAGCTGTACAAGAGAGATCATCTGTTGGTACATATAGTTCCCGTTTGGAATATCCAGTTTTCCAAAATATGGTCACCGATAAGTTGGAAGACGAGGAACCTCCAGATCTCCATCAGGTAGATGAAAACAATGATGTTATGGAGAATTCTCAACAGGAAGAAATTGAGGAGGCAAAACTCAAATTGATACTAAGGTATTTAGCGTGTTGTACTTATTTGGCTGTATGTTAAGACATTGTTATCCAGTACCTTCATGTTCCCACTTTTTTCCTCATCAGATTATGGAAGCGACGTTCTCTGAAGCTAAGAGCACTGCGAGAGAAAAAGCAGTTAGCAGCAAATGCTGCATTGAATTCTTTATCATTGGGACCACCAATTCAACTCAAGACAGATGTAAgctttttcaatattttgaaGCTAATATGCCCGTGTGCTTTATCGtgccattttgtttttgtttgtgctTAGAAGATGATAGTTTAATCCTTCTTTGTGAGCTTAGGTCATTCAGATTTTAGAGATTTCCTTTCTTGTCTTGTTCATGCCGCTTGTGAAGCTGTAGTTGGGTGATTGTTGGTTCGAGTATGTTTCAATAGTTTCGTCAATGGAAGGATAactaaaaattttgattttagaGATTGTTTCTTTGTGTACTGCTGTCTTATTGGATTTCTTGTCCCATAATGTTCTTTTCTGACTTATTGAAGCATTGGTTCCTATAGGAGAATTGTTTTTACATCAGTTGGAACATAGTTTATTTGCTGAGAAGAAATCTAAGtgttatttttgtttcattttgtagcAACCAAGCACTTCTGGCGAGTTTGACATTGATCTCGTTTTGAGGGAGAGATATAAAAAGCATGGTCAGTCATGGTCAAGACTTAATGTTTCAGATGTAATAGCGGATATACTAGGCAGAAGAAACCTGGATGCTAGATGCCTATGCTGGAAAACTGTTGTATGTTCTCAGATGAACAATCTAGAAGGTGATGAACTGGGGCAGAGGAGCCATGTCTCAGGAGCAGCCCCCTGGTTGCTTTCAAAGCTCATGCCTTCGGCAAATGATGTGGACGATGATGATGAGGATCTTGTAATTTCATCCCCTGGTGTCTCAATATGGAAGAAATGGGTTCGTGACCAATCTGGTTCAGATCTGAACTGCTGTTTGTCTGTGGTCAAGGATGCAAGTTCTGATAATCCAAGTGAAAGTGTATCCGGTGCAAGTGCTATTTTGTTTCTTACATCTGAAAGCATCCCTTGGAAATTGCAAAAAGTCCATCTTCATAACCTTCTGATGTCAATACCTTATGGTTCCTGCTTGCCCCTTCTGATCTTAAGTGGCTCATACAAGAAAAATGTTGATGACTCCACTATTGTTGATAATTTGGGTCTCCATGACTTGGATAAGTCAAGAATAAGCAGCTTTCATGTTGTTCCGCTTGTAGAAAACCAGCAAATGGGACAATGGGATGGGTTTTTCAGTGACAACCGACTTAGGGAAGGGCTACGATGGCTTGCAAGTGAATCGCCCCTTCAACCCATTCTTCATCATGTGAAAACACGCGAACTCATTCTGACCTACTTGAATTCTTCATTGGACCCACTAGACAAAATGAAAGATTATGAAGTAGGTCCAGACCACTGTATCCTTGCCTTCAATGAAGCCTTGGATTGGTCACAGAAGAAAATTGCTGCTGCTGTGGAATCAAATCCATCCAGTTGGCCTTGCCCTGAGATTGCTTTGCTGGAGGAGTTCAGTGATGAGTACAGGTTTGTCAAGTGGTGCCTGCCAATTGTAGGATGGAGCTTATCGGAAAAAGTTGAACCGCTAATGTCGGCTCTAGGGGATTGTAGACTTCCAACGTTTCCCGACAGTATTTCGTGGCTGCCCAGATGTAATGCAGGAAATGAGATTGAAAACCTGAGAGATGAACTTGAAAATGGCTTGATTGAATACCTGACGCATTCAAGTACGATGATGGGACCTGCACTTGCTATAAAAGAGGCACATGTTATGCTACAAAGAAGCTGCCGACTTGAGCGCCAGGACTCGTGCTGCTATATAGTTCCGAATTGGGTTATGATCTTCCGACGAATTTTCAACTGGCGGTTAATGGGTTTAGCCAATGGGGCCTTCTCTTCAGCCTATGTCTTGGAGAGTCCTCATCTTAACACAGTTTTTGGAAACCTGGGTAAGTTGGGGCTTGAAGATACCGGACCTTCGCCCTGTTACCTTAATCAGCCGACTCTGGATGAAGTCATCGAAGTTGGGTGCGGCCCTCTTTCATCCCATAGAGGGCGGCCCTTGCTAGAATCTGGTCCAGCGCTTCCTGAAACATCTCCTGATGGTGAAATCCACGAGACCCCGAATGCAAATGACTGGATGGAGGATGAACAAAGTTTAGCGCACGATGGTGAAGCGGAAATAGAAAACGTATCCCACGAAAACGGGAGGTTGGAGAATGCTGGCAGAGAAATGGTGGTGACTGGAGAAGTGACCAAGGGAGCTGAAAATTTAAGCATATTGCTAGAGCAGTGTAACATGTTACAGAATGTGATAGACGAGAAGCTGTCCAtttatttctaattttctaACGATTTTTGTACGAATTTTCAAACGACTTGAGTTAATATACTTGAAATATAACCTTTAGATTTCCATCTTTCAACCACGGATGACTGTAGACCACATCCACCACGCGTGACACGGTCTCAGCCGTTGATGGTTTTGTACAACATAGCAGATCCGCTCTCATAAAAAGATTGCACCACGATTTGATTTGATGCACGACTGATGCTAGcatctcttttgctttcttggTTTACATTCATCGAATCTACAAGGACACAAACGGCATGCTTGCACCTAAACTTCAATCTTTTTCTACCTTTGGCCGCGGGTTCCCAAAAAAAGAAGGTGCTCTGCGTTGAACAGCACCATGATGGAGCACTTGTTTTCCAGTAATTGGCTGGCAATGTTTTCACTACACTTATAAACAAAGTAGTCGTGATTTTTTAGTATGCCCCGGTGTATCTTATATATTACTGCGTCTAGCTGTTAGTGCCctgataaaaaaaatcaataaccaATATCTATGTCCAAAAAACCCGATCTATAAGATACACCAGAGCATATTATAATTTTCGCAAAGTAGGCCACTCTTGCACTGAAGGTTCGGTCACTTGATGGGGAAATAAACAACATGAAAGACCCCACATTCAAAACAATCTCATACCTTCATCACATTATTGAATCCAATACCCAACATTATTGCTCAAAAAATCATCATCCAAATAACATCACACGTCTTCTCatctttaacaaaattaaacaagaTTCGAATATAAAACGCTATAATAGGAAGAGTAGGATTCTCTTTCCTTCCATTTCCTCCTATTTTAAACGGTTATGATTGAATCACGTCAACaccttatattgattttttacagaGAAAAAAAGTAACTGTGAGGGGAAGGCAGGGGAGGGAATAGATGGGGAGAGAATCAGCATTATAGAAAACGCAATATATTGCTCACAAGTATGTCATGCCTGAATCAGTTAAGAATCGAATTCATattacacagagagagagagagagagagagagagagagagagagagagggaacgCACAATATGTTGTATCTACAAATCATCAGTTTTAGGATATGACGAATTACAACGGAAGCTAAAGATTTTACAAGAGTACGTGAAATGCTCGCCCTGAATTTCGTGTAAAGGAATCTCCTGTATGTACCTCCTACATCAAATCTCATTTCCTCCCTCTCTCTACATTCTTGGATTAGCTGAAGGAGAATATGTTCTCCAGGCGTATCATATAGGTCAGAAACCGTGTCATTAGTGAGATTAGCAACGAAACCTAGAGACTAGAGATTAGCGTTCAGGGGAACTTCTTCTATTTCCAGAACCAATACTTCTGCTAACAGCTGAATGCACCACTAACCCACATCCTGCAGACAGAAAATTTTGAGTCAGGTATTTGAACAAAGGCATTGGTTTACTCTCCAAAAAATAAGCTTGTTACGATCAACTTAATTGGGATTGTATCAGATATAAAAGGACCAAAGGGAACATCGTGTAAAGAAGTACCACTTGAGAAAAATAACAAGGGGGCGTGTGGCAGCTCCGTCAATTCCCTTCAGTTCAACCACTGCAGTCAATGGAGGCAACATAACTGGATAGTTGATAGCATAATAGTCACAAAATGATATACGACAGCTTAACAGACATACCAactcaaagatctctgacatgTAGGAGATGGAACAACAATAGCTGGGCTTCGACTCATCGAAAGCACAAGCTGACAAGACTGTACTTCTGAGGAATCACTTCTCACAGAGCGGTAAACTTCCGACCCAGTGGTAACAGATGACTCTGAAGTTTTTCTCACTCGTGTTGCTGGCCTATTATTGGCCCCACTTGCTTCATCTGTAGCACCACCAGCAGACTGTAGCACGCACAATATAAAGTTGGTAAACGAGCCAAGCAGTTGAAAGTGTACATCGGAAAACAATGCCCTCTATAGCTAATATCCGATTATGCATGTTTCATTTGCAATAGCAGCAATATGATAGGAGTGTAACATGATTGCTCATATTCCTCCATTCCTTCGTGTTATAGATAATACCATCAGGCTAGTTGTAAATTTAAATCCTCTTCTGGGCATGGGCATATGTTATCCAGTTTCGGAAGTCACCCTGCTAAATCGTATGATAATAAATTAACCGCTTAAAACATGCAACTTTTCTATAGAAACCAAACAGAAACAAGGTACAACCTAATTATGGAAGCCCTAGGGACAACATATCCCACACCCAAGAATCTTACAGCATACCACTATAATTACCGATGAGAGTTCATACAGAGCAGGGGAATCAGCCTAAAGAAAATGTAACAAAATTAAGAGAAGGTTTACACAATTCGTACATTGGACAAGCCTTTGATGTGAACAATGATTATTGTTATATCATCTGTCCGGTTTTCATGTTCCAACCATAATTTGTATGATTCTCCAGCAATGGCAGCACATGCATCTCGAGGATCTGGATATCTTGCCGCCTGTATAAAGAATGGTGTCCGAATATTTGTGAGCAGGAAGGATAGTAATAGaaatgttaaaaattaaaaagagaaaaCCGTATgagatttttattctttttcgtGTGGCATTGATGCTAAATAATTACATATTTACAGAAAACTCTGTAGCGATACAGGATGAAATCCACATATATGTATTGGTCAATTACACAGGCAGAAGATGATATATGGACACAAAAGGGCAGTACCTCAAATTCTAACTGCTTGCAAACTGTAAAAGATCAAAAGACTAGCAGTTCATAGATGCTAAAGAGGAAAAATACGCAAGCTAACTTCTTGTTTTGGAATATTCTTTGGTACAAATACAACAACGTGACATTAATGATTCTAAATAAGCAACCAATAGCGCTACCATTAGTTTATATTGAGATCAGACTCAACAACCATAATGGATATACCAATGACTAGAAAGTTTTATCAACATTCTTCTACAACAATATTTGAAATCAACTTATCAACGTATCTGGAACTCCAAATAACAACTTATTTTCTAATGGCAATACAAGTTTCTTCCGCACTTTTTGCTTTTATATGTCGGGATTTAAGAGCTAACAAATCCCAATTTATCATAAACCATATGAACACAAGAGCATACAAACAATCGTTCTCCTTGGTCATTGTACAACACACAAGATGATGAACTATCAGTGAGATAACAAAAGCGGCAAAAGATCAATGAATTAGCATAATGAGACAATCAAAATCAATGCATCAATGACAAAATCAGTTGAACATCAATTAAAAGGATAACAAATAATGGAAGTATAGCTTTATTGCAGTCTATAAATGGTCAAAGTGACATACCATATTAACCACAGCTTGGCTTGAGAGAAACTCGAAAACTCCGTCACTTGCAACAACAAAGAAGAGATGATTAGGTGTCAGCTTAACTATTGACACCTCTGGAGTAGCAACCACACCAATCGTCTCAGCTGTACTATCACCTACACTCCTTGTAAACGCAGTTCCAGGATACATCCCTGCTGGAACCCACAACCTTGGAGGATCACCACCTTCACTCTCTTCATCACCCCACGACTGGATATCTGGATCCTTCAGCCCTTCCACTTGATCAACACTCAGAACTCTGGCCCCACACAGCTTCACTCTCTCACATTCGTCTTTCCTAAACGGCGTTTGGTCAGAAGACAAGTCCTCTGCAATAATTCTATTACCATCTTTCACTGCAATTACTGCTCTCGAATCACCCACATTTGCGACATAAAGGGTATCCCCAATAACAAGCACAGTTATCGCCGTAGTACCACTCATAGTATCATCAATCTCATTATTATGCAACTCATAATTCGTCGTTAGAAAAGCAGAATTGTAAGCTTTCACAGGGTCAGCTGACAATGTGGGATCATTCGCTAATATCTCTACTAACCTGTCCTTAACAAAATTAGAACACTGGGTACCCAATTGGCCATGCCCATCAAACACACCAAAGAAATGGATATTTGGGTTACCTTGGACTTGCGTTCTAACACAGAAACTGTCCTGGTTTTCCTTATCCGGCGAGTCGGGATAGTAACCTCGCTGCGTTAACAAAGAGTACTCTAAACGATAGTCGTGTGAAGGAACAGGGACGAATTCCAATGACCTCTCTGAGAGTATGTTCTTCCTCTGAGCGCTGTACGGACCAGCATCTCTGAAGTCCCGTAGATCTCCATCGGAAGACTGGGGGTACCGACCGCAACACTTGCCATGGACACAACCCATGGCTTCTATAAGGGAAAGAATCGAGATGAACAGAGCCAAGAAATTCAATTCCAGGCCAATTGCAGCCCGTGTTTGAGAAAATGCCTGAAAGAAACCAAGCGCGATTAGCTTCCAAAACGCAATTCTTGGTGCGAATGGCGAAATGGGTAGCCTTGGGATTCGACATTGTGGAGCTTGATGTGGTGACTCTGAGCAGAGCTCATGATTCAGAACCAGAATTTAGGCACGatgaataaaaccctaaaagcaaatgaactgagAAAATGGATCCCTGGGAGCAGTAACTACAGAGGATTAAGCTTCCCCAGATGATAATTTCAGGTGGGTTTTGTTTTCCACCCTGAAAGAAATGAACTTTCCGGGAAAATTCTCctcagaagagaaaaaaaatccgCCACCCAGAAACGATGTTCAACACAAAACCACAGAGCAACGCAAGGggaataaaaagttaaaaaggtGGAAACATTTTGGTGCTTCTGTGATCACACGCGCAACGGGGAATTGACACAGAAAACCGAGGACTTTGCAGTTTTTCAGATGGAAAAATACAAATTCTACTTTCTTTTCAGGGCGAAAGATCAGGGATCAAGAACTTAAGGATTCAAAAATGCGAAACCCTAAGAAAGGAAGAGTCCAAAGAAGATGGGGTCTTTCCGTGTCCCTGTGTCTCTCTGTGACTGAAAATGGTGACGAAATGGGGTTTCTttcaagagagagagggagggcaATGATATTCCATGTGTGCATGGGTGGGTTGAGTGTGTTAAAGAAACCCATGTCCCAAGAAATCGACCAAACCGTGTAAAAGGTTCTGTCcttttctgtaatttaatttctaaatatataaaaaaattatttattactACATTGTCAGAAAAAATTTGAGCTTGGTTCATCAACTTTGTACTGATTAGAGTTTTGATTATGAGAAATTTTAATGAGACTTTTTCAAAAGTAGGGttcattatatatttttgtcatctcatatttttaccataatgttttataatatttatACGGTAATTAAAGTTAAAATGTGAGATGGGAGAAAATCCATAAAAAAATCGCACTTTAAAACtcccttaacatttctctttgAATATTAAATCAAAATTGTTGTTTCACAattacctatgagacagataaggcaagtcaagacgacaccacactccgatacttagaagtttcgtgattacgagatcattctcccacaatatttcctaatgtcatttgtactaaatcattcacttgtactcactaaaggagagcttgaacctatgtacttgtgtaaacccttcacaattaatgagaactcttctattccgtggacgtagccaatctgggtgaaccacgtacatcttgtgtttgctttcctatctctatccatttatatactt is a window from the Malus domestica chromosome 16, GDT2T_hap1 genome containing:
- the LOC103403887 gene encoding SAC3 family protein B-like isoform X1, translated to MYPGFSKASGPTGPPGSRPLFGNFGSGRPPSPSPPTNPPFSDAAPLRSPSRGPEALGPLAFERARSAASHPYPSEGVHRGPEAPGQLYSPPLGFGRVRPAASQPYPSAGVHRGPEAPGQLHSPHLAFERARPAASHSYPSAGVHRSTDSHPTWDGGQRSSFKNYDTQAHQRTSAVTSFVVSRNSGTSVTAKVSRFQDTEEIRSPPFLSKDVNFRNSTQGVPRSHLVTPRIRSPPLVSYEDLHPSVGVEDRLVSPRIRSPPLVSYEDLHPAVGIEEHALPSSEVDSRRELLDHTELRAPQEPSLVSPFDGSYGTGRNFPLKHDNGQVPKRTRPSVSPVGFNSRSNTSFSTPDSRVHKKPLQSASNTISEAAARNLTSVPVAKRTRSPPLLPEDQVFHGNSYATQDGTEREMQAKAKRLARFKVELSKTPQNNPDIVEPGVSANRHEQSNVERNKLAAYKSTELATDGTDGNALPEIEGVESSGIIIGLCPDMCPESERAERERKGDLDQYERLDGDRNQTSMSLAVKKYNRTAERDANLIRPMPILQRTIDYLLNLLDEPYNDRFLSTYNFLWDRMRAIRMDLRMQHIFNQEAITMLEQMIRLHIIVMHELCEYSRGEGFSEGFDAHLNIEQMNKTSVELFQLYDDHRKKGINIPTEKEFRGYYALLKLDKHPGYMVEPAELSLDLAKMTPEIRQTSEVLFARDVARACRTGNFIAFFRLARKASYLQACLMHAHFSKLRTQALASIHAGLQNNQGLPIADAAKWLAMEEDEIESLSEYHGFAIKSFQEPYIVKEGPFLNGDEDYPTKCSKLVDMKKSRRIVEDVLGSSQVISLSSEATKEILMTKTKKPEPKNISYAEKESPACHVPVIEVTKSVSEVDEKRPNFEVVSSPRDIRQKKQMIQAPIFSSPEDVRQKQQMIQIPIFHQYSEGPRRASAVSPSLRAFSSFTPQPDKADTMKKPNYGALFSNSPEGLMHSGMEQMPLQIESKKAVQERSSVGTYSSRLEYPVFQNMVTDKLEDEEPPDLHQVDENNDVMENSQQEEIEEAKLKLILRLWKRRSLKLRALREKKQLAANAALNSLSLGPPIQLKTDQPSTSGEFDIDLVLRERYKKHGQSWSRLNVSDVIADILGRRNLDARCLCWKTVVCSQMNNLEGDELGQRSHVSGAAPWLLSKLMPSANDVDDDDEDLVISSPGVSIWKKWVRDQSGSDLNCCLSVVKDASSDNPSESVSGASAILFLTSESIPWKLQKVHLHNLLMSIPYGSCLPLLILSGSYKKNVDDSTIVDNLGLHDLDKSRISSFHVVPLVENQQMGQWDGFFSDNRLREGLRWLASESPLQPILHHVKTRELILTYLNSSLDPLDKMKDYEVGPDHCILAFNEALDWSQKKIAAAVESNPSSWPCPEIALLEEFSDEYRFVKWCLPIVGWSLSEKVEPLMSALGDCRLPTFPDSISWLPRCNAGNEIENLRDELENGLIEYLTHSSTMMGPALAIKEAHVMLQRSCRLERQDSCCYIVPNWVMIFRRIFNWRLMGLANGAFSSAYVLESPHLNTVFGNLGKLGLEDTGPSPCYLNQPTLDEVIEVGCGPLSSHRGRPLLESGPALPETSPDGEIHETPNANDWMEDEQSLAHDGEAEIENVSHENGRLENAGREMVVTGEVTKGAENLSILLEQCNMLQNVIDEKLSIYF